A single Cnuibacter physcomitrellae DNA region contains:
- a CDS encoding DUF7882 family protein has product MGKFTYDSTLTVDFDDRTLAHLQLVIGAKLRRGESFFFSWKDPVEIGDGRSILWIYPTVPVYFKFSGGRPPSINRTWIDALMTTANSPQGLQVIAEPPERPAEEGAEL; this is encoded by the coding sequence ATGGGCAAGTTCACGTACGACTCGACGCTCACCGTCGACTTCGACGATCGCACCCTCGCGCACCTGCAGCTCGTCATCGGCGCGAAGCTGCGGCGCGGCGAGTCGTTCTTCTTCTCCTGGAAGGACCCCGTGGAGATCGGAGACGGCCGCAGCATCCTGTGGATCTACCCGACCGTGCCCGTCTACTTCAAGTTCTCCGGAGGACGTCCCCCGTCGATCAACCGGACCTGGATCGACGCGCTGATGACCACGGCCAACTCGCCTCAGGGCTTGCAGGTCATCGCGGAGCCGCCCGAGCGGCCGGCCGAGGAAGGGGCAGAGCTGTGA
- a CDS encoding type II 3-dehydroquinate dehydratase: MKIAVLQGPNLNRLGTRKPEVYGTVTLPDIVADLDVLAGEIEVELVHFQSNHEGAMIDWLQSLEGEIDGVVCNPAGLTNYGLSLRDALNECGVPVAIIHLSNVHAREEWRRHDVFAEIATVYFAGAGWFGYRHALQALLSKIGATR, from the coding sequence ATGAAGATCGCCGTCCTCCAAGGGCCCAACCTCAACCGCCTCGGCACGCGCAAGCCCGAGGTCTACGGGACCGTCACGCTCCCGGACATCGTCGCCGACCTGGACGTGCTCGCGGGCGAGATCGAGGTCGAGCTCGTGCACTTCCAGTCGAACCACGAGGGAGCGATGATCGACTGGCTCCAGTCGCTCGAGGGTGAGATCGACGGGGTCGTCTGCAACCCCGCCGGGCTCACCAACTACGGCCTCTCGCTGAGGGATGCGCTCAACGAGTGCGGGGTCCCGGTGGCGATCATCCACCTCTCGAACGTGCACGCCAGGGAGGAGTGGCGCCGCCACGACGTGTTCGCCGAGATCGCGACCGTCTACTTCGCCGGGGCGGGATGGTTCGGCTATCGGCACGCGCTGCAGGCGCTCCTGTCGAAGATCGGCGCGACTCGATGA
- a CDS encoding response regulator — MSTPKLAHLTGGPLDAQTIPLEEGAPEELVLPYSEGQVVYHLQSVTDGDGPATANYSFDEATQILVEDQYNQAGDRIQSGVDTDDVEGR; from the coding sequence ATGAGCACTCCCAAGCTTGCCCACCTCACCGGCGGCCCCCTCGACGCGCAGACCATCCCCCTCGAGGAGGGTGCCCCCGAGGAGCTCGTGCTGCCCTACAGTGAGGGCCAGGTCGTGTACCACTTGCAGTCGGTGACCGACGGTGACGGCCCCGCGACGGCGAACTACTCCTTCGACGAGGCCACCCAGATCCTCGTCGAGGACCAGTACAACCAGGCTGGCGACCGCATCCAGTCGGGCGTCGACACCGACGACGTCGAGGGCCGGTAA
- a CDS encoding fumarylacetoacetate hydrolase family protein produces the protein MRLISIARPGAVAAALVRDGDLVLPLTGTGSSTPLSMNDLLDDWPHWSERLRTVQAEAPEDAWRPIEEFEVLAPVPHPRSLLCIGLNYRDHATETGAAIPTLPVVFAKHSSTVVGSGAAIVLPESSAEVDYEAELAVVIGRRAFRVTPEEALEAVAGYTVMNDVSARDWQARTSQWMTAKSFPTFGPMGPALVTADELGDGRGLRIGLRVNGRTLQDSSTDEMIFGVAELVSHLSQFWAVEPGDVIATGTPAGVGFTRTPPVFLRDGDEVEAYVDGIGVLRNPVIASDALIGARP, from the coding sequence ATGAGACTCATCTCGATCGCCCGCCCCGGAGCCGTCGCGGCCGCCCTCGTCAGGGACGGCGACCTCGTGCTGCCCCTCACAGGCACGGGCTCCTCGACCCCCCTCTCGATGAACGACCTGCTCGACGACTGGCCGCACTGGAGCGAGAGGCTGAGGACCGTGCAGGCCGAGGCGCCCGAGGACGCCTGGCGCCCGATCGAGGAGTTCGAGGTGCTCGCCCCGGTGCCGCACCCCCGCTCCCTCCTCTGCATCGGCCTCAACTACCGCGACCATGCCACCGAGACGGGCGCCGCCATCCCGACCCTGCCCGTGGTGTTCGCCAAGCACAGCTCGACGGTGGTCGGCAGCGGAGCGGCCATCGTCCTGCCCGAGTCGTCGGCCGAGGTCGACTACGAGGCCGAGCTGGCCGTCGTGATCGGGAGGAGGGCCTTCAGGGTGACGCCCGAGGAGGCCCTCGAGGCCGTCGCGGGCTACACCGTGATGAACGACGTCAGCGCCCGCGACTGGCAGGCCCGGACCAGCCAGTGGATGACGGCGAAGTCCTTCCCGACGTTCGGCCCGATGGGCCCCGCGCTGGTCACCGCCGACGAGCTGGGCGACGGTCGCGGACTGCGGATCGGACTGCGCGTGAACGGCCGGACCCTGCAGGACTCGTCGACGGACGAGATGATCTTCGGCGTCGCCGAGCTGGTCAGCCATCTGTCGCAGTTCTGGGCGGTCGAACCCGGCGACGTGATCGCCACCGGGACGCCGGCCGGTGTCGGCTTCACCCGCACCCCGCCGGTCTTCCTCCGCGACGGGGACGAGGTCGAGGCGTACGTCGACGGCATCGGCGTGCTGCGCAACCCCGTGATCGCGTCCGATGCACTGATCGGCGCGCGGCCATGA
- a CDS encoding isopenicillin N synthase family dioxygenase gives MTFEVPAVDITAYVQDGTVEERAAVARAIDEACRTVGFIQILGHGIARETQEGLASAMDDFFALPLEQKKEYRTPPGINRGYAPPKSESLSLSLGVESASRMNDFFEAFNIGASTADYPEAAAAGVIDESDYSPNTWPDRVPTFEPRVQAYFVEAKRVAETLTTIFADALGLPAGFFDAFTTHSLDVLRMNNYALPPGTVDLDGDLTGMGEHTDYGIVTVLWADQVAGLQVLGSDGAWHDVQPADDALLVNLGDLTGRWTNDRWMSTLHRVKPPIVDGTIQRRRSAAFFHDGDVEAVIATLPSCVDEAHPNLYDPVTVGEHIAAKLAGSRAGVRNAAGRETARVLSAGT, from the coding sequence ATGACGTTCGAGGTTCCGGCGGTCGACATCACCGCGTACGTGCAGGACGGCACGGTCGAGGAGCGGGCCGCCGTGGCCCGCGCCATCGATGAGGCGTGCCGGACGGTCGGCTTCATCCAGATCCTCGGCCACGGCATCGCCCGGGAGACCCAGGAGGGCCTGGCCTCAGCGATGGACGACTTCTTCGCCCTGCCGCTCGAGCAGAAGAAGGAGTACCGCACCCCGCCCGGCATCAACCGCGGGTACGCGCCGCCGAAGTCGGAGAGCCTCAGCCTGAGCCTCGGCGTCGAGTCGGCCAGCCGGATGAACGACTTCTTCGAGGCGTTCAACATCGGCGCCTCCACGGCCGACTACCCCGAGGCGGCGGCGGCCGGCGTCATCGACGAGTCGGACTACTCGCCGAACACCTGGCCCGATCGGGTGCCGACGTTCGAGCCTCGCGTGCAGGCGTACTTCGTCGAGGCCAAGCGCGTCGCCGAGACCCTCACTACGATCTTCGCGGATGCGCTGGGCCTGCCGGCCGGGTTCTTCGACGCCTTCACCACGCACTCCCTCGACGTGCTGCGGATGAACAACTACGCCCTGCCGCCGGGCACCGTCGACCTCGATGGCGACCTCACAGGGATGGGGGAGCACACCGACTACGGGATCGTCACGGTGCTGTGGGCGGATCAGGTGGCGGGCCTCCAGGTCCTCGGATCGGACGGCGCGTGGCACGACGTGCAGCCCGCCGACGACGCGCTCCTGGTCAACCTGGGCGATCTCACCGGCCGGTGGACCAACGACCGGTGGATGTCGACGCTCCACCGCGTGAAGCCCCCGATCGTCGACGGCACCATCCAGCGGCGTCGCTCCGCCGCCTTCTTCCACGACGGCGACGTCGAGGCCGTGATCGCGACGCTGCCCTCGTGCGTCGATGAGGCGCATCCGAACCTCTACGACCCGGTCACCGTGGGCGAGCACATCGCCGCGAAGCTGGCGGGGTCGCGGGCCGGGGTGCGGAACGCGGCGGGTCGCGAGACCGCCCGCGTCCTCTCCGCCGGCACCTGA
- a CDS encoding class I fructose-bisphosphate aldolase, producing MSGAPSLPASRRRRRLLGDADFSVLVCADVGLQVGPPGATRRLDELRRFADLDVDGIVLTQAAVPTFSETLVRRPDLTLVVRLDWCSQWRGPQLSPVSDGVGITVSTAEEAAASGADAVIHYCLLGHGDPAVEADYVERAARAVREAHAVGLPCILEPLIRGSNAVGRERDAAHLVWGIRTAEELGADAVKVEQPLGGDESGVIGAAGVPVLLASTPPISPADAVARAASGVAAGAAGVAYSSDFFTADRPAELVADIRAAVITPSRKDHS from the coding sequence ATGAGCGGTGCCCCGTCGCTGCCGGCGTCCCGGCGGCGGCGACGGCTGCTGGGGGACGCCGACTTCTCGGTCCTCGTCTGCGCCGATGTCGGTCTGCAGGTCGGTCCTCCCGGCGCCACCCGCCGATTGGACGAGCTGCGGCGCTTCGCCGACCTCGACGTCGACGGCATCGTCCTGACCCAGGCCGCGGTGCCGACGTTCTCCGAGACGCTCGTCCGCCGCCCGGACCTGACCCTCGTGGTGCGCCTGGACTGGTGCAGCCAGTGGCGCGGGCCGCAGCTGAGTCCTGTCTCCGACGGTGTCGGGATCACGGTCTCCACCGCAGAGGAGGCCGCCGCGAGCGGCGCGGACGCCGTCATCCACTACTGCCTCCTCGGTCACGGTGATCCCGCCGTGGAGGCGGACTACGTCGAGCGCGCGGCTCGCGCCGTACGCGAGGCGCACGCGGTCGGCCTGCCGTGCATCCTCGAGCCGCTCATCCGCGGGTCCAACGCCGTCGGGCGGGAGCGGGATGCGGCGCACCTGGTCTGGGGCATCCGCACCGCCGAGGAGCTGGGCGCCGACGCCGTGAAGGTCGAGCAGCCCCTGGGCGGCGACGAGTCCGGAGTGATCGGGGCGGCCGGCGTGCCGGTGCTCCTCGCCTCGACCCCGCCGATCTCCCCCGCCGACGCGGTGGCGCGTGCGGCCTCGGGGGTCGCGGCCGGCGCAGCCGGGGTCGCCTACTCGTCCGACTTCTTCACCGCAGACCGGCCCGCGGAGCTCGTGGCCGACATCCGCGCCGCCGTCATCACGCCGTCTCGAAAGGACCACTCATGA
- a CDS encoding zinc-binding dehydrogenase translates to MTAGRPDSMRAAIWNGGSPELVIETIPVPTPARGEALLRVAACGVCHTDLHVMKAEVAFPPPAVMGHEVSGTIVEIGPGSAPTDLRPGQRVVGAFIMPCTECEACRAGRDDMCEAFFEQNRLKGNLFDGTTRLHRPDGTRLSMYSMAGLAEYAVVPLSALAPLPPGVSFEEAAVLGCAAFTAYGAAAKAELAADESMAIVATGGVGSSLIQVGRYLGASPIIAIDIDDDKLAAASALGADVVINSAREDVLDRVREATGGKGVSVAFEALGRPQTFELAVSLLREGGRMVAVGIAAGAATAAVPITPLVRRGQVVMGSFGARTRRDLPRVIEMAASGGYDVDRAVTRRYSLEHAGDAYAALDRGEISGRAIVTMAH, encoded by the coding sequence ATGACCGCCGGGCGGCCGGACTCGATGCGCGCAGCGATCTGGAACGGGGGCTCGCCCGAGCTCGTGATCGAGACGATCCCCGTGCCGACGCCTGCCCGCGGGGAGGCCCTCCTCCGCGTCGCGGCGTGCGGGGTGTGCCACACCGACCTGCACGTGATGAAGGCGGAGGTCGCGTTCCCCCCTCCCGCCGTGATGGGGCACGAGGTGAGCGGCACGATCGTCGAGATCGGCCCCGGCAGCGCGCCGACCGACCTCCGGCCCGGCCAGCGCGTCGTCGGCGCGTTCATCATGCCCTGCACGGAGTGCGAGGCGTGCCGCGCCGGTCGCGACGACATGTGCGAGGCCTTCTTCGAGCAGAACCGGCTGAAGGGCAACCTCTTCGACGGCACGACACGACTCCACCGGCCCGACGGGACCCGGCTCTCGATGTACTCGATGGCCGGGCTCGCCGAGTACGCCGTCGTTCCTCTGTCCGCGCTGGCGCCGCTGCCGCCCGGGGTGAGCTTCGAGGAGGCCGCGGTCCTCGGATGCGCGGCGTTCACCGCGTACGGCGCCGCCGCGAAGGCGGAGCTCGCCGCCGACGAGTCGATGGCGATCGTGGCCACGGGCGGGGTCGGGTCGAGCCTCATCCAGGTGGGCCGGTACCTCGGGGCCTCGCCCATCATCGCCATCGACATCGACGACGACAAGCTCGCCGCCGCGAGCGCCCTCGGCGCGGACGTGGTCATCAACTCCGCGCGCGAGGACGTGCTCGACCGCGTCCGGGAGGCGACCGGCGGCAAGGGGGTGAGCGTCGCGTTCGAGGCGCTGGGGCGGCCGCAGACGTTCGAGCTCGCGGTGTCGCTGCTCCGGGAGGGCGGACGGATGGTCGCGGTCGGGATCGCCGCGGGTGCGGCGACCGCCGCCGTGCCGATCACGCCGCTGGTGCGGCGCGGCCAGGTCGTCATGGGATCGTTCGGGGCGCGCACCCGCCGCGATCTCCCCCGGGTGATCGAGATGGCGGCGTCCGGCGGCTACGACGTCGACCGCGCGGTCACGAGGCGCTACTCCCTCGAGCACGCGGGCGACGCCTACGCGGCGCTCGACCGCGGCGAGATCTCGGGTCGCGCCATCGTCACGATGGCGCACTGA
- a CDS encoding ABC transporter ATP-binding protein, whose translation MSTTEGATSTAPATTSGTRIDVAGLAIEYQTSGGRVHALGPIDLTIGAGEFVSVVGPSGCGKSTLLKAVAGLVRPTAGEVRIGGKPVTKPHSDLGIVFQNPLLMDWRSVLSNVLLQAEMRSMPKRPAAEKARALLAQVGLSGFEDRRPHELSGGMQQRVGICRALLHDPPLIMMDEPFGALDALTREQMCYDLQDLWMQRRPTVLFITHSISEATLLSDRVIVMSSRPGQILAEYGMTRPRPRLLDDDEHPEVDRVSREIRRLLGVTDHATTTKEP comes from the coding sequence ATGAGCACGACGGAGGGCGCGACCTCCACGGCCCCTGCCACGACCTCCGGGACGCGGATCGACGTGGCCGGGCTCGCGATCGAGTACCAGACGAGCGGCGGCCGGGTGCACGCGCTCGGCCCGATCGATCTGACCATCGGCGCCGGGGAGTTCGTCTCCGTGGTCGGACCGTCCGGCTGCGGCAAGTCGACCCTGCTCAAGGCGGTCGCCGGGCTCGTCCGCCCCACGGCCGGAGAGGTGCGGATCGGCGGGAAGCCCGTCACCAAGCCGCACAGCGATCTCGGGATCGTCTTCCAGAACCCGCTGCTCATGGACTGGCGGTCCGTGCTCTCGAACGTGCTCCTGCAGGCCGAGATGCGGTCCATGCCCAAGAGGCCCGCGGCGGAGAAGGCCAGAGCCCTCCTGGCGCAGGTCGGCCTCAGCGGCTTCGAGGATCGGCGACCTCACGAGCTGTCGGGTGGGATGCAGCAGAGGGTCGGGATCTGCCGTGCCCTGCTGCACGATCCCCCGCTCATCATGATGGACGAGCCGTTCGGGGCGCTCGACGCCCTCACCCGAGAGCAGATGTGCTACGACCTGCAGGACCTGTGGATGCAGCGACGGCCGACGGTGCTGTTCATCACGCACTCGATCTCCGAGGCGACGCTGCTCTCCGATCGCGTGATCGTCATGTCGAGCCGACCGGGGCAGATCCTCGCCGAGTACGGGATGACACGCCCCCGACCGCGGCTGCTCGACGACGACGAGCATCCCGAGGTCGATCGAGTCAGCCGCGAGATCCGCCGACTGCTCGGGGTCACCGACCACGCCACGACCACGAAGGAACCATGA
- a CDS encoding NAD-dependent epimerase/dehydratase family protein: MTAVQQIEADLTVPTPALIEDIARLDGDIIVLGVGGKVGPSVAIMARRAIVEAGVDKRVYGVARFSDPAARSSLESWGVDVVPADLTDDLELDGLPEARNVIFMAGNKFGTTGNEHHTWMMNSYLPGRVAQRFRDSRIVAFSTLVTYPLADVSTGGSRESDASGPIGEYAMSCLGRERIFEHFSLKNGTPLLIFRLGYSIETRYGVLQEIAQAVHDGTPIPLAMGHASVIWQRDVAEYAIRSLHLAATPPRRLNITGPEIVSIRWLAERFGERFGVRPVFDGVETGTAYVMDGSALQSEYGFPSTTLAQMIERVGDWVASAGPTIGKPTKFQQRDGEF, translated from the coding sequence ATGACGGCAGTACAGCAGATCGAAGCGGACCTCACCGTCCCCACCCCCGCCCTGATCGAGGACATCGCGCGGCTCGACGGCGACATCATCGTCCTCGGGGTCGGCGGCAAGGTCGGGCCCAGCGTCGCCATCATGGCTCGGCGCGCCATCGTCGAGGCCGGCGTCGACAAGCGCGTGTACGGCGTGGCCCGGTTCAGCGACCCGGCCGCCCGCAGCTCGCTCGAGAGCTGGGGCGTCGACGTCGTGCCGGCCGACCTGACCGACGACCTCGAGCTCGACGGCCTCCCCGAAGCCCGGAACGTGATCTTCATGGCGGGCAACAAGTTCGGCACGACCGGCAACGAGCACCACACCTGGATGATGAACTCCTACCTGCCGGGACGGGTGGCGCAGCGCTTCCGCGACTCGCGCATCGTGGCGTTCTCCACACTCGTCACCTACCCCCTCGCCGATGTCTCCACCGGCGGCTCCCGTGAGTCCGACGCCTCGGGCCCCATCGGCGAGTACGCCATGTCCTGCCTCGGCCGCGAGCGCATCTTCGAGCACTTCTCGCTGAAGAACGGGACGCCGCTGCTGATCTTCCGGCTCGGGTACTCGATCGAGACCAGGTACGGCGTGCTGCAGGAGATCGCGCAGGCGGTGCACGACGGCACCCCGATCCCCCTGGCGATGGGACACGCCAGCGTGATCTGGCAGCGGGACGTCGCGGAGTACGCCATCCGCTCACTGCACCTGGCGGCCACCCCTCCGCGTCGGCTCAACATCACGGGCCCCGAGATCGTGTCGATCCGCTGGCTGGCCGAGCGCTTCGGCGAGCGCTTCGGCGTTCGACCGGTGTTCGACGGGGTCGAGACCGGGACCGCCTACGTGATGGACGGATCCGCTCTCCAGTCCGAGTACGGCTTCCCCTCCACGACGCTCGCCCAGATGATCGAGCGCGTGGGCGACTGGGTGGCATCCGCCGGCCCCACGATCGGCAAGCCGACGAAGTTCCAGCAGCGCGACGGCGAGTTCTGA
- a CDS encoding ABC transporter permease: MTQTATAATSLAVDGGSAASRPPGARRSLFARHSRWIITLFVGVLVLVVWQLVAVLFDLPTYVLPTPVDAAEALWANRQELWAATLVTTGEVLAGFSIAVVVSIPVAMLLVSFRWFETVVYPFLVLLQTVPKIALAPLFVVWFGFGFLPKVLVTFLICFFPILLDTMTGLRSSNPDMASLVRSMGGGKWSIFRKVQLPAALPHVFAGVKVAITLAVVGAVVGEFVGATQGLGYLLLRANANLDTPVLFAAIAILTVLGLVLYYAVSLVERLVIPWHVSQRAEGATTTGPAV, translated from the coding sequence ATGACTCAGACCGCGACCGCGGCCACCTCGCTGGCCGTCGACGGCGGCTCAGCCGCCTCTCGCCCTCCCGGAGCACGCAGGAGCCTGTTCGCGCGCCACAGCCGATGGATCATCACCCTGTTCGTCGGGGTGCTCGTCCTCGTCGTCTGGCAGCTCGTCGCCGTGCTGTTCGACCTCCCGACCTACGTCCTGCCGACACCCGTCGATGCGGCGGAGGCGCTCTGGGCGAACAGGCAGGAGCTGTGGGCCGCGACCCTGGTGACCACGGGCGAGGTGCTCGCCGGCTTCAGCATCGCCGTCGTCGTCAGCATCCCGGTCGCGATGCTGCTGGTCTCGTTCCGCTGGTTCGAGACGGTGGTCTACCCGTTCCTCGTCCTGCTCCAGACGGTGCCGAAGATCGCCCTGGCCCCGCTCTTCGTGGTGTGGTTCGGCTTCGGGTTCCTCCCGAAGGTCCTCGTCACGTTCCTGATCTGCTTCTTCCCGATCCTGCTCGACACGATGACGGGGCTCCGGTCGTCCAACCCCGACATGGCGAGCCTCGTGCGGTCGATGGGCGGCGGGAAGTGGTCGATCTTCCGGAAGGTGCAGCTGCCGGCTGCGCTGCCCCACGTCTTCGCGGGGGTGAAGGTGGCGATCACCCTCGCGGTGGTCGGTGCGGTGGTGGGCGAGTTCGTCGGCGCGACCCAGGGACTCGGCTACCTGCTCCTCCGGGCGAACGCGAACCTCGACACCCCCGTCCTGTTCGCGGCGATCGCGATCCTCACCGTCCTCGGCCTCGTCCTCTACTACGCCGTCTCCCTGGTCGAACGGCTCGTCATCCCGTGGCACGTGTCCCAGCGGGCCGAGGGCGCCACGACCACCGGACCCGCGGTGTGA
- the purM gene encoding phosphoribosylformylglycinamidine cyclo-ligase, translating to MSSSYAEAGVDTHAGDRAVELMKSAVQRTHGPEVLGGVGGFAGLFDASALRDFRRPLLATSTDGVGTKIAIAQAVDRHDTIGQDLVGMVVDDIVVVGARPLFMTDYIACGHVVPERIAAIVGGIARACAETGTALVGGETAEHPGLMAPDDYDVAGAAVGAVEADALLGADRVQHGDVVLALESSGLHSNGYSLVRKIVSDRGASYTDAVPELTGYATLGDALLEPTRLYTGPLVRVLASPSGAGIHALSHVTGGGIAANLARVLPRGSWAELDRSTWSPAPVFRVLSDWAGTPLTDAEPTWNLGIGFFAVVDPAQASAVTSALEAEGIRSWAVGEVSTAPLPNGDFEQGAKGVDGGAVRLTGAYPA from the coding sequence ATGAGCAGCAGCTACGCCGAGGCCGGGGTCGACACGCACGCGGGCGACCGCGCCGTGGAGCTGATGAAGTCGGCGGTGCAGCGCACGCACGGTCCCGAGGTGCTGGGTGGCGTCGGCGGGTTCGCGGGCCTCTTCGACGCCTCGGCCCTGCGCGACTTCCGTCGGCCGCTGCTCGCCACCTCGACCGACGGCGTGGGCACGAAGATCGCGATCGCGCAGGCCGTCGACCGTCACGACACCATCGGGCAGGACCTCGTCGGCATGGTGGTCGACGACATCGTGGTGGTCGGGGCGAGGCCGCTGTTCATGACCGACTACATCGCCTGCGGCCACGTGGTGCCCGAGCGCATCGCGGCGATCGTCGGCGGCATCGCCCGCGCGTGCGCCGAGACGGGCACGGCGCTCGTCGGCGGCGAGACCGCCGAGCATCCCGGGCTCATGGCGCCCGACGACTACGACGTCGCCGGCGCGGCCGTCGGCGCGGTCGAGGCGGATGCGCTGCTCGGCGCCGACCGCGTGCAGCACGGCGACGTCGTGCTGGCGCTGGAGTCGTCGGGACTGCACTCGAACGGCTACTCGCTGGTGCGGAAGATCGTGTCCGACCGCGGCGCCTCCTACACCGATGCGGTGCCCGAGCTGACCGGCTACGCCACCCTCGGCGACGCCCTGCTCGAGCCCACGCGGCTCTACACGGGCCCGCTGGTGCGGGTGCTCGCGTCGCCCTCCGGGGCCGGCATCCACGCACTCTCGCACGTCACGGGCGGCGGCATCGCGGCGAACCTCGCGCGCGTGCTGCCGCGTGGATCCTGGGCGGAGCTCGACCGCTCCACGTGGTCGCCCGCCCCGGTGTTCCGCGTGCTCTCCGACTGGGCGGGCACTCCGCTCACCGACGCCGAACCCACCTGGAACCTCGGGATCGGGTTCTTCGCGGTGGTCGACCCCGCGCAGGCCTCCGCCGTGACGTCGGCACTGGAGGCGGAGGGCATCCGCAGCTGGGCCGTCGGCGAGGTGTCGACGGCGCCGCTGCCGAACGGCGACTTCGAGCAGGGAGCGAAGGGAGTCGACGGCGGTGCCGTGCGGCTGACCGGCGCCTACCCCGCCTGA
- a CDS encoding VOC family protein: protein MALHWEEVVVDSRDPIALGGWWLRALGWVEVGRDEDGFEIAPAEGAHPTLYFGHTDEEKVGKNRLHLDFVPDDQAAEVDRLLALGASRADIGQHDVPWVVLADPEGNEFCVLSAR from the coding sequence ATGGCGCTGCACTGGGAAGAGGTCGTCGTCGACTCGCGGGATCCGATCGCCCTCGGCGGATGGTGGCTCCGAGCCCTGGGCTGGGTGGAGGTGGGCCGCGACGAGGACGGGTTCGAGATCGCGCCCGCGGAGGGCGCGCATCCGACCCTGTACTTCGGGCACACCGACGAGGAGAAGGTCGGGAAGAACCGCCTGCACCTCGACTTCGTGCCCGACGACCAGGCCGCCGAGGTCGACCGGCTGCTCGCCCTCGGTGCGAGCCGGGCCGACATCGGTCAGCACGACGTGCCGTGGGTGGTGCTCGCCGACCCCGAGGGCAACGAGTTCTGCGTGCTCTCCGCACGCTGA
- a CDS encoding ABC transporter substrate-binding protein yields the protein MNKRSARLATLALAGSAVLALAACSGAAPAGSPAAGGEDLDVLPIRLNWTFEAADHPWFFAGMAEGIYAAHGIELQPQEGTGSASTLQLVASGSDPVGLVDAGTMMGGLGKGLPVQAVCVLAQRNPMSAIFPASAGISSLEDLKGKTIAVTPGDSLSQIFPAVLAANGMSEGDVNLVGLSDPAAKQSSVLTGASDAFLGYYTLQLPAVEKTSGEDMDYLAFSDLGVDTLSMGIVVNRAWAEKNQDLLTRFVAATQEAAQFVVENPEKAADDFVAGVPSFDRELALTQIEAAVPLLHTAATEGSPICETAEGDWKATEDILSTYSGLTPADSLDAYYTDAYIR from the coding sequence GTGAACAAGCGATCAGCCCGGCTGGCGACCCTCGCCCTCGCCGGTTCCGCCGTCCTCGCCCTGGCGGCGTGTTCGGGAGCCGCCCCCGCCGGCTCGCCCGCCGCCGGGGGCGAGGACCTCGACGTCCTGCCGATCCGCCTCAACTGGACGTTCGAGGCCGCCGATCACCCGTGGTTCTTCGCCGGGATGGCCGAGGGCATCTACGCCGCGCACGGGATCGAGCTGCAACCCCAGGAGGGCACGGGCTCCGCCTCGACCCTGCAGCTCGTGGCATCGGGCAGCGACCCCGTCGGACTCGTCGACGCGGGGACGATGATGGGCGGGCTCGGCAAGGGTCTGCCCGTGCAGGCGGTCTGCGTGCTCGCCCAGCGGAACCCGATGTCGGCGATCTTCCCGGCCTCCGCGGGGATCTCGAGTCTCGAGGACCTCAAGGGGAAGACGATCGCCGTGACCCCCGGCGACTCCCTCTCGCAGATCTTCCCCGCCGTGCTCGCGGCGAACGGCATGAGCGAAGGCGACGTGAACCTCGTCGGACTCTCCGACCCCGCCGCCAAGCAGAGCTCGGTGCTGACCGGAGCATCCGACGCCTTCCTCGGCTACTACACCCTGCAGCTCCCCGCGGTCGAGAAGACGTCGGGCGAGGACATGGACTACCTCGCCTTCTCGGATCTCGGGGTGGACACCCTGAGCATGGGCATCGTCGTCAACCGGGCGTGGGCGGAGAAGAACCAGGACCTCCTCACCCGCTTCGTCGCCGCGACGCAGGAGGCGGCCCAGTTCGTCGTCGAGAACCCCGAGAAGGCGGCCGATGACTTCGTCGCCGGGGTGCCGAGCTTCGACCGGGAGCTCGCGCTCACCCAGATCGAGGCCGCCGTCCCGCTCCTGCACACCGCGGCGACCGAGGGCTCCCCCATCTGCGAGACGGCCGAGGGCGACTGGAAGGCGACCGAGGACATCCTGTCGACCTACTCGGGACTCACCCCGGCCGACTCGCTCGACGCCTACTACACCGATGCCTACATCCGGTGA